The Toxotes jaculatrix isolate fToxJac2 chromosome 17, fToxJac2.pri, whole genome shotgun sequence genomic interval TACAGAAAGAGTCTGAGAGCCACAGAACTCAAGTACGGATTAAAAGTTTGACAAGATGATGCTGAAAGGTTTTCACTTTCACCTTATGAACCATGAAACTCTGTGACATGAACCAAACGTGAAAAACCATTCAGTAGTTGAAGAGACATTATACATAACTAACAAAAATATCAAcagcactagaggaaaagtagGGGGACTGGCGAAGTCTTTGGGACTGGTCCTCTGGGGACCAcgaatgtctgcacaaaatttccCTGCAATTCATctgatagttgttgagataaTTCAGTCTGGACCCAAAGTGGTAGTGAACTAACCAACCAACACCACCATCCCTAAAGTCCAACTACCAGTAAATCTCAGTTTGTTGTTCATTATAGAGCGAACTGTTAGAGAGTCAGTTGAAAACCGAGTAGTaaatgagtgaaagagagaaacagccaCAGTTATTGGTTATAATACTTTAAAATAACTTTATCTTGAATCAGCTGTCATCCTCACAACAACTAACTAGTTACCTCCGAATGCAGTTCCTTTCCAGGTGCGTCCGGTCACCAGCTGGAAGGGCCGGGTGGAGATCTCTTGTCCAGCTGCTGCCACCCCAATGATGACGCTAGTTCCCCATCCTTTATGACAGGCCTCCAGGGCGGCTCTCTGCCACCAAGGAACAATATCATCACTCTTATTTCCTCAACCTGGTCCGAACAGCACCTGGCTACAAATTCAACCTAATATGTTTGCACATTGCTCAGGTGTGATTACGATATGTGTAcgataaaaattaaaattactgGTAATTTTATGGGAAAAAAAGTATTCAAATGAATACCTGCTACACAACAAAAGGTACTGGTCAGTAATGTGGGATTAATATTTCCCCACTCACCATGATTGCCACATTGCCCACACATTCAAAGGAGTAGTCCACGCCTCCATCTGTCATCTCTACCAGGACCTCTTGGATTGGCTTGCTGTGCTCCTTTGGGTTCACCACGTCTGTGGCCCCGAACTCTCGGGCCGTCGGAAACTTGTCCGGGTTAAGATCGACTCCAATAATCCTGGCTGCCCCGGCTGCTTTACAGCCCATGATTGCTGCGAGGCCCAGTGCCCCCAGGCCAAACACCGCACAGGTTGAACCAGCCTCCACCTGCAGGGTGAGGGACaggagagacaaacacaggtcAGCACAGCTCAGTGGGTCTTAATAAAACAGTACACAGCAGGAATAACAATGAAGCTGAAAAGAATATAATACAGCTTTACTGCCTTAAATCAAGGCAACATGATGATTAGAAAAGGAGCCAACAGGGAATTGTGACTACAAAAATGGATGATCAAAGATACAATGTTTGAGACTGAGGAAGTGAAAAAAGCATTCATAGCTCATTATTCATTCAATTTTGATTTAAGTttatgacttttgttttttcttggcAATTATCTCGGGTAAACCAATTTCTCATTTCCACACACATCCCACTATCAGTGCCTGGCTGTGAGGAGTAATCGTAGCAGAGTGATATTGGGGGAGGAGGTTGATTTACCTTGGCAGTGTTCAAAGCAGCTCCATAACCGGTGGTGATGCCACAGCCAAGCAGACAAACCTTGTCCAGAGGGGCCTCGTGGTTCACTTTGGCCAGGGAAATCTCAGCCACCACAGTGTACTCAGAGAACGTGCTGCAGCCCATGAAGTGGAAGAGGCTCTTGCCTTTGCAGGAGAAACGGGTCGTCCCATCTGGCATCAAGCCTTTGCCCTGGGTGAGCCTGGAGAAGGAGACACAGATCAAGCTGTGCAGAGGTGCAGCACAAAGcaagatagattttttttttattgtagcgGCTGATCTGTGCAGCTTTAACCCAGGACAGTTACCTGATCTTTTGACACAGGTTGGTTTTGGGATTTTTACAGAACTTGCACTCTCCACACTGTGGGACATATAAGGGAATGACCGTGTCTCCTAAAATACAAGCGCACTGTTAAATATGAGCCCTTACATTGCAATAATCAATTTAACCATGtacaaaaagagaagagaacCTGGCTGAAACTTGGTGACCCCCTCTCCGACACTCTCCACAATACCAGCTCCCTCATGGCCCAGCACTACAGGGAAGACTCCCTCAGGATCAGAGCCGCTCAGTGTGTAGGAGTCGGTGTGACAGATCCCTGTGGCCACGACCTGAAATAAAGGACCGGGATCTGATCCACGCAGAATCATTTAAAAGTACTAATGTGATTATTTGAGGATGAGTATCTGCTGAAATGCAGGGAAATCAATCAGTTCAGGAATAAACTCTCCTCTGGTTCTTATTTAATCTTCTATTAGAAATATCACTGATTAGCGAGTATCTCTTTAACTTGAGGTTACAATACTGGTCTAAAGattgtgttaaaataaataagtacagTAACAATGAAGGAGACTCCTTGTTTTACAGCATATAGCAGGAAATAACTAAGGGTTCAAAGTCCCCCGTAGTCTTGGACAGCAAATATACTAAATAATGGAAACTGACTATAGATAAGCATTGAAAAGAAGCTGGTAATTATAAGGTGGAGGCTATAAACAGTGTATTTATAGTCTACAGGTATAGATACAGTAGCCTATCTAAGATAGGTTTTAGTTGTAACATCACTTTTATCTGATTAGAAATAAATTACAAGGCAAGCATGTAGTGACTGAAGAGTTTACTCCAGTATTTTTATCTTAACACATCGCCCCTGAGTCTTTACCTTAAGGCGAACCTCCCCAGCTTTAGGAGGCGccacttccacctcctccatcacgAGAGGTTTCCCAGCCTCCCATGCTACTGCAGCCCTGCACCGGATCACCTACAAGACAACATCCAAGAGCTTCAGCTGGTCTGGAATCTGTCAGCGTAACAGCTCTCTGGACATTTAACCCATTCAGTGCCATGGTGGAAGCAGCCGAgtaaaaggaagaaggaaaataaaatcacagtcgactttttttgggccaTAGAGAACAGGATCGGGGTCAATTCACTATCAGTACTTGTCTGTTTCTCCACAGGCTGATATAACTGAGCCATGGGAAACTGTCTTTGAGACATACTTTGACCTTTTTGTCCCACCCAGTGTGGAAATGTTGCAATAACAGGAAGTCTGAAGAAGAATTCTCAGCACAAGAAGTCTTCCAAGAGACACAATAAACTCTCcaatgacttcttttttttttgtctattacAGATTGTGAAAGCAGGACTGTTCAGATTCAAACCCACCCTAAATGTCTTCGTACTGTAAACACTCCCTCTGCTCTATAAACATTTGACTGAGCGAAGGAAAAGTCCAAGCAGTGTTTCTGTGCGTAGAACGACTCAAATCAAACATTCACGGAAATTCATTATGCCAATACGACTAATTGTGAAGAGAAGTCAGCACGCTTACCTTCCCTGCAGCTGCCATGCTGTTGAACAACTACACTCTCACTCACAGGGTGAGGTAAGAGTGTAGGTCTTATCAGAGTTTAGACCAATCACAAGGAAGGGTCCTGCCTCTGTGGGTTGGGTGTCCAAACAATGCTGATATTTCCACTTCCCACAATGCTCATTTCCTTCCGCAAATATTTTAACTGGGGTcattgtatatatatacatatatatacacactcacacacttttctGTGTGGCGTTTGCACGTTCTCCTTGTGTTTGCGTGGGTTCCCTCTGGGTTCTCCGGTCTCCTCCCATAGTCCAGAGACATGCATATCAGGTTGGCGACTCTAAATCttccataggtgtgaatgtgagtgtgaatggtagTTTAATGTatagaaaatacaaacacacacacacacacacacatatatatattttacctTTAGTTGCAGGCTGCATTCATTCTACAATTTTGTTATATCATATAAACATGACAATTGGACAAatttctgagaaaacaaaaggttGCAATAGCAAGACAATTTTATCATGTTATTCAAATTGGGAAGGATATGACAGCAGCTTCAAAGAGGACAGTGTCTTGCTGACATTAACTTTGAACGCTGAAAGAAATGTGCAGATTAGCTGGATTGCGTGTTCCTTTAAGACATAaactcaaatttaaaaaatcatgattcaaaaagcagatgaaaacaagGCTTTGGCAGGATTGATTATCATGCTCTGCATTCCTGGATCTGTTGTGGGGTTAGTTAGGGTCCTGTTGAAATCATAGCCGATCACATCTGCTTCTCTCATTGTCTCAAAATGCTGTATGACTTTCCCACTGAGACGCACAGTTTAATGAAGCTCAGAGTCCAGATCAGCCCGTTATCCGAGGAAACTGATGTTCTTGCTGAACACATGCAGGGATGCTAGTCTAAGtataaagcaaacaaatataaatatattgcCAAGGAAAGATAATGTATCTTTTCTTAATTTAATCCCCCTTTCGAAAGTGCACGGTTGTGTATGGAATCCCAATGATccaaacagtaaaaataattgCTGTTAAGGAGGAAAATGTGCTGCTACATCTGCTACACTCCAACAATGGTGGTGAGGCCACCACAGATCTGCCTGTGGAAATCTAACAATGTGAGGTTGTGGTGCTACTTTTGCCAAACAAATTAGACACAAAATGACATGTACAATTGTAAACCTACTCTAACCTTAAGAAGTTAATGTATATGATCTCATGGACGAATCCTGGAGCCCATCCTCGCAGAATAATCACAAAGCTGCCTCCCAAATTAAGCTAACATTGAAATAATCAGAGCtaaaacagtttaaacacaGTTTAATAGAGCACTCAGAGTCACTGATACtctgacacacaacacagtcaGACCAGAAGACAAACAAGGAACTCACAGATTCCATCTGTTTAGATGGGGTCTGTCATGTATTTTGCTCCATAAACACGTGTTCTAAACACATGTTTAGTGTTTGCTCACATGAACACTGCAGATGACTCACACAAAGACAATCTGCATGTAATCCACTCAGTAATGCTGAGAGGCGAGTCACAATAAACAAGCCTGTTGAGAGATAAGAACTGTATTTTGTGTAAAATTTGACAGCtcactttaaatgtgcattGTGTCATGTGCACAAAAATGATGGTTAAATTACATGTAATATAGTTACAGAATTATTTGTACATCGCTGAAAGCAACACAGCTGTTTTACTGTGGAGAAACACTCAGGACTGTCCGGATGCTGTGgaacaaaaagaggagaaagacatgAGCAGACCTGCACCTGTGAATACTGTATCTGTGTTATTAATGAGCCATTAATGATGACGACAAAGTACAGGAGAGTAAATCTACCATTCGCAGCGCTTCATCAGTTCGATGGCGTCATTGACCTGGTCCAAAGTCATGTTGTGAGTGATAAACTCATCCAGCTTCACCTTCTTGTCCAGGTAGGCTTTAACCATCTGAGGCACACCATCCTTGCTTTTAAAGCCTGAGttacaaaatgcacacaaaataaGAGCACAGAGTCTCATACAGAACAGAACCAGCTAAAGAACTGCAGAACATAAGCATAAAGCCATTCAATTTCTAGGGATTCATTAGTCAGTGGTAATTGTCATATTGGTCTCACCTCCAAACATGGAGCCCTTCCATGTGCGTCCAGTGATGAGCTGAATGGGTCGAGCAGCAAAGTCTTGCAAGTCTGTCCAGCCAACAATCACGCTGACACCCCAGCCTTTCACACAAGACTCCAAGGCACTGCGCTAGATGGAGAACAGCACAATGTCAGTGGGCTTGTAACTGGAGGGGGTGCTGGTCTACATCTCAGGACAACCTGAGGAAATGTGGACAATGAAGGACACTCAGCTCTTCTTCACTGACAACTGCTGGAAAAGAGCAAGTTCACTTTGATTAGAACTGTGGTTTTCAAACTGGAGGTTCCAGGAAGTCGTCCCAGGTGGGGTCACAGgctaaaataaattaatgtgaaattaaataaTGCAGAGCATGGTGCAGACTAATAACGTCCCTTAAAATTTGtgcatctctgcctctctctgctcagcCCCTCCCTaatattttcatcctcaaaaGGTTAAGAACCACTGTCTTGGAATACAGATAATTATTTTAATAGTTAAGTGACCTCTCAATTATATTCTCAAACCAGATTAAAACAAATCTCCTCACCATGACTTCCACATTCCCGACACATTCCAGGGAGAAGTCCACTCCTCCATCAGTCATCTCATGCAGCACTTGGCTGATGGGTTTATTGTGATCCTTGGGGTTCACAAAGTCGGTCGCACCAAACACCTTGGCCTTCTCAAACTTGTCTGGATTGATGTCAACAACAATAATCCTCTTGGCTCCTGCAAACTTGCAGCCCATGACTGCAGCCAAACCCACAGCTCCCAGGCCAAACACAGCACATGTGGATCCTGGTTCCACCTGAAGAGGCAAAAACATGGAACTTTAGGCTGGACTCCTTGATGTTCTACTCAGTAATAATCAGTAGTTTTCCTTGATTACTACAACATGTTGAACCATCGCGTACACACCTTAGCAGTATTAACTGCTGCTCCAAATCCTGTGCAGACTCCACAGCCAAGAAGACAAACTTTGTCCAGAGGGGCAGCGGGGTCGATCTTTGCCACGGCCATCTGGTTCATCACAGTGTACTCAGAGAAGGTGCTGGTTCccacaaactgcagcacctTCTTCCCTTTACAGGTAAACCTGGAGTCTGGTGCCACGGTCGCATTGCGATGAATTAAGGACCTGAACAAAATAACATTTGGTGTAGAAAACAATccaaattaacaaaaaaaaagttctgctgTGTCATCAGACAGCAGCTAAAGTGCTGGTGAATAGTATCTTTGTGTCAAATGGGCCTATAATAGTATGAAAACATCTAAGCGGAAATAAAAAGCTGAGTAGGAAGAACTGGATGCTTATGAAGCTCACCATGTTTTTTCACACTGGTTGCTCTTAGGATTCTTACAGAAGCGACATTCTCTACACTGGGAGACGAACAGAGGAATAACCTTGTCTCCTGAAATTCAAAAACAATGTTATATTGTGACTGCCAGATTTTACACAAACTTTTAgaatgagctaaaaaaaaataagggcCGAATGGCAAAGAAAGTTATGTTAATGCATGGGTTAACTTAACAAGCTACAAATTGTTAATAGGGAGCTTTGGGATTGTCAAATGGCAAGGTAAACTACTTCAAACTTTCTGTTGCACATAGACTGAAAGACAGTTTTAAATTTGAACAGGTCTTTgtagtttaaatatttaatttctttctcacgttcaaatgaaagtttgaatttCGAATGAAGTGACAACCATATTGGTCACTGTGTTTCTACATGTTGGACACAGCCAAGGTAGCTGTTTCCAAGATTTACACAATACTAAACTAAATGCATCCTAGCTTCATACTGAACACAGAGACGTGAGACTGATATAATCGCATCTCACTCTCAGAAAGACTGCAAATAaaagtatttcccaaaatgtttgaCAATTGAAAACTGACCTGGCTGAAAGTCAGTGACTCCAGGCCCAACACTCTCCACGATCCCAGCTGCCTCATGGCCGAGGACGGTTGGGAAGAAAGCTTTGCTCTCCAAAAGTTGGTAAAGATCTGTATGGCACACTGCGGTCGCCACAATCTGCACAAAGACAATGACTACACAA includes:
- the LOC121197161 gene encoding alcohol dehydrogenase class-3 chain L; the protein is MAAAGKVIRCRAAVAWEAGKPLVMEEVEVAPPKAGEVRLKVVATGICHTDSYTLSGSDPEGVFPVVLGHEGAGIVESVGEGVTKFQPGDTVIPLYVPQCGECKFCKNPKTNLCQKIRLTQGKGLMPDGTTRFSCKGKSLFHFMGCSTFSEYTVVAEISLAKVNHEAPLDKVCLLGCGITTGYGAALNTAKVEAGSTCAVFGLGALGLAAIMGCKAAGAARIIGVDLNPDKFPTAREFGATDVVNPKEHSKPIQEVLVEMTDGGVDYSFECVGNVAIMRAALEACHKGWGTSVIIGVAAAGQEISTRPFQLVTGRTWKGTAFGGYKSVDSVPKLVEEYMNKKLKVDEFVTHTLPFEKITDGFDLMHAGKCIRVVLRF
- the LOC121197162 gene encoding alcohol dehydrogenase 1-like, whose amino-acid sequence is MTTAGKIIKCKAAVAWEPKKPLVIEEIEVAPPQANEVRIKIVATAVCHTDLYQLLESKAFFPTVLGHEAAGIVESVGPGVTDFQPGDKVIPLFVSQCRECRFCKNPKSNQCEKTWSLIHRNATVAPDSRFTCKGKKVLQFVGTSTFSEYTVMNQMAVAKIDPAAPLDKVCLLGCGVCTGFGAAVNTAKVEPGSTCAVFGLGAVGLAAVMGCKFAGAKRIIVVDINPDKFEKAKVFGATDFVNPKDHNKPISQVLHEMTDGGVDFSLECVGNVEVMRSALESCVKGWGVSVIVGWTDLQDFAARPIQLITGRTWKGSMFGGFKSKDGVPQMVKAYLDKKVKLDEFITHNMTLDQVNDAIELMKRCECIRTVLSVSPQ